From a single Sorghum bicolor cultivar BTx623 chromosome 5, Sorghum_bicolor_NCBIv3, whole genome shotgun sequence genomic region:
- the LOC8086037 gene encoding scarecrow-like protein 14: MAAEPAELADSQPFSPSDFLSLPPTPRLDLDCPALQLQLQDDDDDLVLPFISRMLMEEDMDGFFDPDHPALLQAQQPFADILSDAAAASTTTKSSAGANSNSNAGNSRGTTLSPASAAGSPAFANATWPYDPVDLSQLLLCRTYPDKLPAGNPAFANTDALASSTMFGGGTVSMDMLNQAFLKGMEEASKFLPATTTNSLLMPIVSGDGDHKKLWHVRQPKKTLVKPQVDGNGMPSSLLLQQSASNGSSRGRKNNRHAGWGGDDLEEDETTGRRSCKLLACETEEIEMVDEFVQSGYQTLHEQMVAMTLSTDVDDKKSATSRKGKKGSANEAVDLRTLLIHCAQAVAAGNRPSATDLLSKIRERSSPRGDATQRLAHCFAKGLEARLAGTGSQVYGSSSLMARGYSAVELLRAYQLYLAACCFTAMAFKFSNMAINKAIAGRKKVHIVDYGGHYGFQWPTLLGHWANNREGGPPEVRITAIDLPQPGFRPAARIQETGRRLTNFARRHGVPFRFHSIAAAKWETVSVDDLNIEHDEVLVVNGLFHFGKLMDEGADIDSLSPRDMVLGNIRKMRPDVFILCIENSSYNAPFFVTRFREAMFFYSALFDMMDAVAPRDDDDERVLVEQELFGRCALNAIACEGSDRVERPETYRQWQVRNERAGLRQLALDPDMVKGISKKVKDKYHKDFVIDVDQQWLLQGWKGRILYAMSAWVANGR, translated from the coding sequence ATGGCTGCCGagccggcggagctcgccgactCCCAGCCCTTCTCTCCGTCGGACTTCCTCAGCCTTCCCCCAACACCTCGCCTCGACCTCGACTGCCCTgccctgcagctgcagctgcaggacGACGATGACGACCTCGTGCTCCCCTTCATCTCGCGCATGCTCATGGAAGAGGACATGGACGGCTTCTTCGACCCGGACCACCCCGCGCTACTCCAAGCCCAGCAACCATTCGCCGACATCCTCTCCGACGCCGCGGCTGCCAGCACCACCACCAAATCCTCCGCCGGTGCCAATTCCAATTCCAATGCCGGCAACAGTAGAGGGACTACCCTCTCGCCGGCCTCTGCAGCTGGCTCCCCTGCATTCGCCAACGCCACCTGGCCCTACGATCCAGTCGACCTCTCCCAGCTGCTCCTTTGTCGGACGTACCCCGACAAGCTCCCTGCTGGCAACCCTGCATTCGCCAACACCGACGCGCTGGCCTCCTCCACCATGTTCGGCGGTGGCACGGTAAGCATGGACATGCTCAACCAGGCGTTCCTCAAGGGCATGGAGGAGGCCAGCAAGTTCTTGCCCGCCACCACTACCAACAGCCTCCTCATGCCCATCGTCTCCGGGGACGGTGACCACAAAAAGTTGTGGCATGTCCGCCAACCGAAGAAGACTTTGGTGAAGCCGCAGGTGGATGGAAATGGAATGCCGTCGTCACTGTTGCTCCAACAGAGTGCTAGCAATGGCAGCAGCAGGGGCCGCAAGAACAACAGGCATGCTGGTTGGGGCGGTGATGACCTGGAGGAGGACGAAACGACAGGCAGGAGGAGCTGCAAGCTGCTGGCGTGTGAAACAGAGGAAATCGAGATGGTGGACGAGTTCGTCCAGAGCGGGTACCAGACGCTGCACGAGCAGATGGTGGCCATGACCCTCAGCACGGACGTCGACGACAAAAAGAGCGCCACCAGCAGGAAGGGGAAGAAAGGGAGCGCCAACGAGGCCGTGGACCTGCGCACCTTGCTCATCCACTGTGCGCAGGCCGTGGCCGCCGGCAACCGCCCCAGCGCCACCGACCTGCTGAGCAAGATCCGGGAGCGATCCTCGCCGCGGGGAGACGCCACGCAGAGGCTAGCGCACTGCTTCGCCAAGGGCCTGGAGGCTCGGCTCGCCGGCACGGGGAGCCAGGTGTACGGGTCGTCGTCGCTCATGGCGCGCGGCTACTCCGCCGTGGAGCTCCTCAGGGCCTACCAGCTCTACCTGGCGGCGTGCTGCTTCACGGCCATGGCGTTCAAGTTCTCCAACATGGCCATCAACAAGGCCATCGCCGGGAGGAAGAAGGTGCACATCGTGGATTACGGCGGGCACTACGGGTTCCAGTGGCCGACATTGCTGGGCCACTGGGCTAATAACCGGGAAGGCGGGCCGCCCGAGGTGAGGATCACCGCCATCGATCTCCCTCAGCCCGGGTTTCGTCCAGCTGCTCGGATTCAGGAGACCGGCCGCCGGCTCACCAACTTCGCTCGCCGGCACGGCGTCCCGTTCAGGTTCCACAGCATCGCCGCGGCGAAGTGGGAGACGGTTTCCGTCGACGACCTCAACATTGAGCACGACGAGGTGCTCGTCGTCAATGGTCTGTTCCATTTCGGTAAGCTGATGGATGAGGGTGCCGACATAGATAGCTTGAGCCCTCGGGACATGGTCCTCGGCAACATTCGTAAGATGCGGCCGGACGTGTTCATCCTTTGCATCGAGAACAGCTCGTACAACGCGCCCTTCTTCGTGACACGGTTCAGGGAGGCCATGTTCTTTTACTCTGCATTGTTTGACATGATGGATGCGGTGGCGCCacgggacgacgacgacgagcgcgTGTTGGTTGAGCAGGAGCTCTTTGGCCGGTGCGCCTTGAACGCCATTGCTTGTGAGGGCTCAGATAGAGTGGAGCGCCCTGAGACGTATAGGCAATGGCAGGTGCGGAATGAGCGGGCAGGGTTGAGGCAGCTGGCTTTGGATCCTGATATGGTTAAGGGCATCAGCAAGAAGGTTAAGGACAAGTACCACAAGGACTTTGTGATTGATGTGGATCAGCAATGGCTCTTGCAAGGGTGGAAGGGGCGCATACTCTATGCCATGTCTGCATGGGTTGCCAACGGTAGGTAG
- the LOC8076379 gene encoding scarecrow-like protein 9, producing the protein MAAAPLPPDDLFLVHPDPPSPSVFLDLPPAPPNDDDDMVLPYISHLLMEEEDAHAESFFYQYPDHPALLHAQQPFADILADVSSASASATTSPSDDSDHSPTGNGRDANAADMATSAFLKGMQEATNLLPSVLSTNNSTLLLNHACKNSHAAARDDDGDPDPESRRAAKLMLPAEPADEADARRMFDQLMIHERDDICIKMKGVPQHQQQGQGVDDDNPTQRRRRLRRRRSTSTTSTDTVVDLHALLLRCAQAVATDDRAAAQDLLAHIRRHSSATGDAAQRMAHCFAEGLEARLAGTGSRLYRSLMLRRTSVADFLRAYRLYMAACCCKKVAFTFSNKTIHDAVAVAGGASSRRRRRLHIVDYGLGYGFQWPGLLRSLAVMEGGPPELVRITGIDLPQPGFRPARQIEDTGRRLSDCARQLGVPFAFRGIAAKREDVSPEDLHIDPAAEVLVVISLCHFRLLADEIDIISGAAVAGPGRRRRPSPRDEVLGNIRRMRPDVFIHGVVSGGYGTTYFPTRFREAMFYYSAQFDLLDATVPRDSPERLLLERDIFGRAAMNVVACEGTDRVERPETYRQWQVRNQRAGLRQLPLEPHVVKVVMDKVKDNYHRDFVVDEDQRWLLHRWKGRVLYGLSTWVAC; encoded by the coding sequence ATGGCCGCCGCGCCACTGCCACCGGACGACTTGTTTCTCGTCCATCCCGACCCACCATCTCCCTCCGTCTTCCTCGACctcccgccggcgccgcccaacgacgacgacgacatggTGCTCCCGTACATCTCGcacttgctcatggaggaggaggacgccCACGCTGAGAGCTTCTTCTACCAGTACCCCGACCACCCCGCGCTGCTCCACGCACAGCAGCCCTTCGCCGACATCCTAGCCGACGTCTCCTCTGCTAGTGCTAGTGCTACCACCTCGCCATCTGACGACTCTGACCATTCGCCCACCGGCAACGGCAGGGATGCAAATGCAGCAGACATGGCCACCTCCGCCTTCCTCAAGGGTATGCAGGAGGCCACCAACTTGTTGCCATCAGTATTGTCAACCAACAACTCCACTCTGCTCCTCAACCACGCCTGCAAGAACAGCCACGCTGCTGCcagggacgacgacggcgacccgGACCCAGAGTCGCGCAGGGCCGCCAAACTCATGCTGCCGGCCGAGCCGGCGGACGAAGCCGACGCTCGCCGGATGTTCGACCAACTGATGATCCACGAGCGCGACGACATCTGCATCAAGATGAAGGGCGTGCCGCAGCACCAGCAGCAGGGCCAGGGCGTAGACGACGACAATCCCACGCAGCGCCGGCGACGCCTGCGGAGGCGCCGCAGCACCAGCACTACATCCACTGACACGGTGGTGGACCTGCACGCGCTGCTGCTCCGGTGCGCGCAGGCCGTGGCCACGGACGACCGCGCGGCCGCGCAGGACCTCCTGGCGCACATCCGGCGCCACTCCTCGGCCACGGGCGACGCCGCGCAGAGGATGGCGCACTGCTTCGCTGAGGGCCTGGAGGCGCGCCTCGCCGGCACGGGCAGCCGCCTCTACCGCTCGCTCATGCTCCGCCGCACCTCCGTCGCCGACTTCCTCAGGGCCTACCGCCTCTACATGGCCGCCTGCTGCTGTAAGAAAGTGGCGTTCACCTTCTCCAACAAGACCATCCACGACGCCGTTGCCGTTGCCGGCGGCGCCAGCAGCCGCAGGCGCCGGCGCCTGCACATCGTCGATTACGGCCTCGGCTACGGCTTCCAGTGGCCCGGACTGCTGCGCAGCCTCGCGGTAATGGAGGGCGGTCCGCCAGAGCTAGTCAGGATCACCGGCATTGACCTGCCGCAGCCTGGCTTCCGGCCGGCGCGCCAGATCGAGGACACCGGCCGCCGCCTCAGCGATTGCGCGCGCCAGCTCGGCGTGCCGTTCGCGTTCCGAGGGATCGCGGCGAAGCGAGAGGACGTGTCTCCCGAGGACCTGCACATCGATCCAGCTGCCGAGGTGCTCGTCGTGATCAGCCTCTGTCATTTCAGGCTGCTGGCGGACGAGATCGACATCATCAgcggcgccgccgtcgccgggcCTGGGCGCCGCCGTCGTCCCAGCCCCAGGGACGAGGTGCTCGGCAACATCCGTCGGATGCGGCCCGACGTGTTCATCCACGGCGTCGTCAGCGGCGGCTACGGCACCACCTACTTCCCGACGCGGTTCAGGGAGGCGATGTTTTACTACTCGGCGCAGTTCGACCTGCTGGACGCCACCGTGCCACGAGACAGCCCGGAGAGGCTGCTGCTGGAGAGGGACATCTTCGGCCGCGCCGCCATGAACGTCGTCGCGTGCGAGGGCACGGATCGCGTGGAGCGCCCCGAGACGTACCGGCAGTGGCAGGTGCGGAACCAGCGCGCGGGGCTCAGGCAGCTGCCGCTGGAGCCTCACGTCGTCAAGGTGGTGATGGACAAGGTGAAGGACAACTACCATAGGGACTTCGTCGTCGACGAGGATCAGCGATGGCTGCTGCACAGGTGGAAAGGCCGTGTTCTCTATGGCCTCTCCACATGGGTTGCATGCTGA